A genomic window from Antedon mediterranea chromosome 4, ecAntMedi1.1, whole genome shotgun sequence includes:
- the LOC140046083 gene encoding alpha-2C adrenergic receptor-like, with translation MEYPDENITLNNDDIDTTNHKSYQIILPAVAVTIVIIAIIFGNSLVCIAIWKIRSLKGIQNWFLFSLAISDLMVGVLIMPFGIVNKLLGTWVFGSIWCQAWKCLDVNACSASILNLCLISVDRYFSIIKAVKYTRWRNAFRAKVMIASVWILSALISLPPLFGWQGNNDDEGSAVCRLSDNKAYIIYSTLCSFFIPAFIMVYIYIRIWFAAKKHARTSIRSVSAKTKKTKKGTYEMANNATDQTCVDQLEPTSGGSDEVEPPSSPQESSQTDNNERDEQEQPKWKWEKNEEGHTTPGRDTVIDKDTKVIGCDKTALVKEGAKDKNGLATENGKHVSKESEIDRQKRKLAQTRERRATLVLGIIMGGFILSWYPFFQLYFITAICEKCHFPDLLFAFFEWIGYCNSAINPLIYTFFNRDFRKAFKKLLGCGR, from the coding sequence atggagTATCCTGATGAAAACATTACATtgaataatgatgatattgataccACCAATCATAAATcttatcaaattattttaccAGCCGTTGCAGTGACAATAGTCATAATCGCTATAATATTTGGGAACTCTCTGGTTTGCATTGCTATCTGGAAGATTCGTTCGTTAAAAGGCATACAAAACTGGTTTTTATTTTCACTTGCCATTAGTGATCTGATGGTCGGTGTACTCATTATGCCTTTTGGAATCGTTAATAAACTTCTTGGAACGTGGGTGTTTGGTAGTATATGGTGTCAAGCGTGGAAATGCCTTGATGTCAACGCATGTTCAGCCTCCATATTAAATCTCTGCCTTATAAGCGTTGATCGATATTTCTCGATCATCAAGGCCGTTAAGTACACGCGGTGGAGGAACGCGTTTCGCGCCAAAGTCATGATCGCGTCCGTCTGGATTCTGTCTGCCTTGATCTCATTACCACCTCTGTTTGGTTGGCAGGGTAACAACGATGACGAGGGTAGTGCAGTTTGCAGATTAAGTGACAATAAAGCCTATATTATATACTCTACTTTATGTTCATTTTTTATACCCGCGTTTATCATGGTTTACATATACATTCGCATTTGGTTTGCAGCTAAAAAACACGCAAGAACGTCTATTCGAAGTGTATCCgcaaagacaaaaaaaacaaaaaaagggACGTATGAAATGGCAAATAACGCGACAGACCAGACTTGCGTTGACCAGTTAGAACCAACAAGTGGCGGTTCAGACGAAGTTGAGCCACCGTCATCACCACAAGAATCGTCACAAACTGATAACAATGAAAGGGACGAACAGGAGCAACCGAAATGGAAATGGGAAAAGAACGAAGAGGGACATACGACGCCAGGAAGAGATACCGTCATTGATAAAGATACTAAAGTTATCGGCTGTGATAAAACCGCTCTTGTTAAAGAAGGTGCGAAGGATAAAAACGGTTTAGCGACAGAAAATGGCAAACACGTCTCCAAAGAGTCGGAAATCGACCGGCAAAAACGGAAGCTAGCGCAAACAAGAGAACGGCGGGCCACGTTAGTTCTGGGAATAATAATGGGTGGTTTTATTTTATCGTGGTATCCGTTCTTCCAATTGTACTTTATTACAGCGATATGTGAAAAATGTCACTTTCCAGATTTGTTATTTGCGTTTTTCGAATGGATTGGGTATTGCAACAGTGCAATCAATCCTctcatttatacatttttcaatCGTGACTTTCGAAAAGCCTTTAAAAAATTACTTGGATGTGGACGTTGA